The following proteins are encoded in a genomic region of Flammeovirga pectinis:
- the tsaB gene encoding tRNA (adenosine(37)-N6)-threonylcarbamoyltransferase complex dimerization subunit type 1 TsaB, protein MILSIDTSTTVCSVALHTLEGQLLSYYEQHIDKSHSEYLAVMIQNVTENAGINMSELSAVAVSEGPGSYTGLRIGASTAKGLCFTLDIPLLGVSTLKSMALQISYTTDAEDIICPMLDARRMEVYTALYTKGMEELLSPQPMVMDENSLSDVKARLVYFGNGAEKCQELLDNRPTKLIKNIVPSAQFIGELAVELYKAEDFKDVAYWEPEYLKEFQATTPRKRL, encoded by the coding sequence TTGATTTTAAGTATCGACACCTCTACTACTGTTTGTTCAGTAGCATTACATACATTAGAAGGTCAATTGTTATCATATTACGAGCAACATATTGACAAGTCTCACTCAGAATATCTTGCTGTAATGATTCAAAACGTTACAGAAAATGCAGGTATTAACATGTCGGAGTTATCTGCTGTCGCTGTTTCTGAAGGGCCTGGTTCTTACACTGGTCTACGTATTGGTGCATCTACTGCAAAAGGTTTATGTTTTACTTTAGATATACCATTACTTGGTGTGAGTACACTAAAGTCTATGGCACTTCAGATTTCTTATACAACAGATGCCGAAGATATCATTTGCCCAATGCTTGATGCCCGTAGAATGGAAGTTTACACAGCCTTATATACTAAAGGAATGGAAGAGCTACTTTCTCCTCAACCTATGGTAATGGACGAGAATAGTCTTTCTGATGTAAAAGCACGTTTAGTTTATTTTGGTAATGGTGCAGAAAAATGTCAAGAATTACTTGATAACCGACCAACTAAATTAATCAAAAACATTGTTCCATCTGCTCAATTTATTGGAGAATTAGCAGTAGAGCTTTATAAGGCAGAAGATTTTAAAGATGTTGCTTACTGGGAACCTGAATACCTTAAAGAATTCCAAGCAACAACTCCAAGAAAGAGGTTATAA
- a CDS encoding peptidylprolyl isomerase, with the protein MLRDYKLKILLLFLGCITLSCSDSQNTKFQKKEFDNKKKVVRKIPQLDDSNALKELEWYGPENPETIVVIETKFGNIKIKLFKETSKHRASFIMLAKRGYFNDSQFYRVVKNFVAQGGDSDDPAFRKKKRAIGKYHIPNEIDPRRFYHKRGALSAARSYKNNPKRESTPFDFFIIQGREVTEGDMLQSEDENGLKYTDEQKNTYRKIGGDPHLDGQHTVFGEVIDGMDVVDKICDQETDKFEWPVDIIPMKVKVIE; encoded by the coding sequence ATGTTAAGAGATTATAAACTGAAAATATTACTACTTTTTCTTGGATGTATCACTTTGAGCTGTTCAGATAGCCAAAACACCAAGTTTCAAAAAAAAGAGTTTGATAATAAAAAGAAGGTGGTTCGTAAGATCCCTCAATTAGACGACTCCAACGCTTTAAAAGAATTAGAATGGTATGGGCCAGAAAACCCAGAAACAATTGTTGTAATAGAGACAAAGTTTGGGAATATTAAAATAAAGCTGTTTAAAGAAACAAGTAAACATAGAGCTAGTTTTATTATGCTGGCCAAAAGAGGGTACTTTAACGATTCTCAATTTTATAGAGTAGTAAAAAACTTTGTTGCTCAGGGTGGAGATTCTGATGACCCCGCTTTTAGAAAGAAAAAACGTGCTATAGGTAAGTATCATATTCCTAATGAAATTGACCCTAGACGTTTTTATCATAAAAGAGGTGCTTTATCTGCTGCAAGATCTTATAAAAACAATCCTAAAAGAGAATCTACACCTTTTGACTTTTTTATTATTCAAGGTAGAGAAGTTACCGAAGGTGATATGTTACAATCTGAAGATGAGAATGGTTTAAAGTATACTGACGAACAAAAAAATACTTATCGTAAAATTGGAGGCGACCCTCATTTAGATGGGCAGCATACTGTTTTTGGTGAAGTAATAGATGGAATGGATGTTGTTGATAAAATTTGTGACCAAGAAACCGATAAATTCGAATGGCCTGTAGATATTATACCGATGAAAGTAAAAGTGATTGAATAA
- a CDS encoding TonB-dependent receptor produces the protein MNKLFISFALILISLTAFAQKGIVKGNVKDADNGEDVIGASVSLQGTTTGASSDIFGKFQFNADPGTYTLVASFIGYTKTTQEITVVAGEETVVNFSLGADAHELEAVEIVAKANTESAGALMVERQNADVMIQAIGAEEMSVKGISDAEDAVANVTGVTKAERGGLFVRGLGDRYNNATVNGLAVPSTDPNKKVIDLGLFSTDVVRNIDINKTFNPSLYGDFAGATVNIVTKDYPDEGFFTIGLAGAYNSIATGNGFKTFNDGDMEAFGFTGNGRALPSEMADRQVPNSYDNSFSPSYKTAGPNMSFSAAGGNYYEFGEESAFGFVASASFDNDYEIREGVKRTYRAEGTTINNYDSKEYIYSTNTTAMANMFYKINNKNNISFNNIFINESANSVLDLQGKHEELGRGEPIFRERNTYTQNTVNIHQLLGDHKFLENDRLKLTWGAGYSKSSSQEPDRRQITYRDLEYTDGEFSGILFANAPDDSHRFWSDMNENTWSARVGATYGLGNYNEYNDSYRSNISVGYNGSFKDRTFEWWMSTLSIQGAPPRIDIDNPQPDLDQNFADGTLVYKPIVRYDTKFNAVMNVNAFYADYSYELVPEKLKANIGARYEQGYQEVTYKNEGTTDPTAPNNVDIKETNNILPSLSLKYTVNEKSNIRFAVSQTLIRPMMSELIPFRFTFANGQKIVGNPDLENSDVLNFDLKYEIFPNAGELFSVGVFAKQIDNTIELVTKASAITEYTYVNAGTSKVAGVELEISKRMSNIFKTGGSWMERTNVGANLTLLASETDLSGSDGQFTNQQRAMYGASPYMVNANVSHETNIFSDNVTSTFTVTYNTFGDRIVAAGSQGAGDIYERSYGTLNFIWKNKIGEKISLDLSVKNILNPEITLEQEFTNGTTGVVETYKRGLDAKLGFKYSF, from the coding sequence ATGAACAAATTATTTATTTCGTTCGCACTCATCTTAATCTCACTTACAGCCTTTGCTCAGAAAGGTATTGTTAAGGGTAATGTAAAAGACGCTGATAACGGTGAAGACGTTATTGGTGCAAGTGTTTCTTTACAGGGAACAACAACTGGAGCATCTTCGGATATTTTCGGAAAATTCCAGTTTAATGCAGATCCAGGAACTTACACATTAGTGGCATCGTTTATTGGATACACAAAAACAACACAAGAAATTACAGTTGTAGCAGGAGAAGAAACAGTAGTTAATTTTTCTTTAGGAGCAGATGCTCATGAATTAGAAGCTGTGGAAATTGTTGCTAAAGCAAATACAGAATCAGCAGGTGCATTAATGGTTGAAAGACAAAATGCAGATGTGATGATTCAGGCAATTGGAGCCGAAGAAATGTCTGTTAAAGGTATTTCTGATGCAGAAGACGCTGTTGCTAACGTAACAGGAGTTACTAAAGCAGAAAGAGGTGGTCTTTTTGTAAGAGGTTTAGGTGATAGATATAATAATGCAACAGTTAATGGTTTAGCTGTTCCTTCTACAGATCCTAATAAAAAAGTAATTGATCTAGGTTTATTCTCTACAGATGTAGTAAGAAACATTGATATCAATAAAACATTCAATCCTTCTTTATATGGTGATTTTGCAGGAGCAACTGTAAACATTGTAACTAAGGATTACCCAGACGAAGGTTTTTTCACTATCGGTTTAGCAGGAGCGTATAACTCTATAGCTACAGGAAACGGATTTAAAACGTTTAACGATGGTGATATGGAAGCATTTGGTTTTACAGGAAACGGTAGAGCTTTACCATCAGAAATGGCAGATAGACAAGTTCCTAATTCTTATGACAACTCATTCTCTCCATCATATAAAACAGCAGGTCCTAATATGAGCTTTAGTGCTGCAGGTGGTAACTACTATGAATTTGGAGAAGAAAGTGCTTTTGGTTTTGTAGCATCAGCATCTTTTGATAACGATTACGAAATCAGAGAAGGTGTAAAAAGAACTTACAGAGCAGAAGGAACTACAATTAACAACTACGATTCAAAAGAATATATCTATAGCACTAACACAACAGCTATGGCAAATATGTTCTATAAGATCAATAACAAGAACAATATCTCTTTCAATAATATCTTTATTAACGAGTCTGCTAATAGTGTTTTAGACCTTCAAGGTAAGCACGAAGAATTAGGTAGAGGAGAGCCAATCTTTAGAGAAAGAAATACATACACTCAAAATACTGTAAATATCCACCAATTATTAGGTGATCATAAGTTCTTAGAGAATGATCGTTTAAAATTAACTTGGGGTGCAGGTTACTCTAAATCTTCTAGCCAAGAGCCAGACAGACGTCAGATTACTTATAGAGATTTAGAATATACAGATGGTGAGTTTTCAGGTATACTTTTTGCAAATGCACCAGATGATTCTCATAGATTCTGGAGTGATATGAACGAAAATACTTGGTCTGCAAGAGTTGGAGCAACGTATGGTTTAGGTAACTATAATGAGTATAATGATTCTTATAGAAGTAATATCTCGGTAGGTTACAATGGATCTTTTAAAGATAGAACTTTTGAATGGTGGATGTCTACATTAAGTATTCAAGGAGCTCCTCCAAGAATTGATATCGATAATCCTCAACCAGATTTAGATCAAAACTTTGCTGACGGTACTTTAGTTTACAAACCAATTGTACGTTACGATACTAAATTTAATGCAGTGATGAATGTAAATGCATTCTATGCAGATTATAGCTACGAATTAGTACCTGAAAAATTAAAAGCAAACATTGGAGCAAGATACGAGCAAGGTTACCAAGAAGTAACGTATAAAAATGAAGGAACTACAGACCCAACTGCTCCAAACAATGTAGATATTAAAGAAACAAATAACATCTTACCATCATTAAGTTTAAAATATACGGTAAATGAAAAATCAAATATTCGTTTTGCAGTATCACAGACGTTAATTCGTCCAATGATGTCAGAGTTAATTCCTTTCCGTTTCACATTCGCAAACGGTCAGAAAATTGTAGGTAACCCAGACCTAGAAAACTCAGATGTTTTAAACTTTGATCTTAAATATGAGATCTTCCCTAATGCAGGAGAATTATTCTCAGTAGGTGTTTTTGCTAAGCAAATTGATAACACTATTGAATTAGTAACTAAAGCATCTGCAATTACAGAATATACTTACGTAAATGCTGGTACATCTAAAGTAGCTGGTGTTGAGTTAGAGATTAGTAAAAGAATGTCTAACATCTTTAAAACAGGTGGTTCTTGGATGGAAAGAACAAATGTTGGAGCAAACTTAACTTTACTAGCTTCTGAAACAGATTTAAGTGGTTCAGATGGTCAGTTTACTAACCAACAAAGAGCAATGTATGGCGCTTCTCCTTATATGGTGAACGCAAACGTCTCTCACGAAACAAATATCTTCAGTGATAATGTTACTTCAACATTCACTGTTACATATAACACATTCGGCGATCGTATTGTAGCTGCAGGTTCTCAAGGAGCAGGTGATATCTACGAAAGATCATACGGAACTTTAAACTTTATCTGGAAAAACAAGATTGGCGAAAAAATCAGTTTAGACTTATCTGTTAAGAACATCTTAAATCCTGAAATTACTCTTGAACAAGAGTTTACGAACGGAACAACAGGTGTTGTAGAAACTTATAAGAGGGGACTTGATGCTAAGCTTGGATTCAAGTACAGTTTCTAA